One genomic region from Candidatus Nanosynbacter sp. TM7-074 encodes:
- a CDS encoding S41 family peptidase codes for MVTGENKQRLGWFLTLMIVATISFVAGTRFDQFSASVAPLFGVRTSREKIDLSSVQETYRQLLANYDGKLDTEKLIHGASRGLVAAAGDQHTAYMDPDEAKEFQKSLSGAIGGGIGAEIGSRNGRPTIIRPLEDSPAQKSGIKAGEVIVKVNDENVSDWDVDKVVSKIRGEVGTSVKLTLLSNGQTREVSVVRQNITSPAVEAKIDGEIGILKVSRFGDDTASLARKYTSEFIEKGVKKVILDLRNNPGGTVSAAQGLLGLWLDKQVAMTERRGSEIVKTINTTGSPILGSMNTVVLINGGSASASEIVAGALRDYDKAKLVGQKSYGKGSVQIVIGLPGGSQMKVTEARWYTPKGSNIDKTGIEPDVKVDLSADDINNNRDPQMDRAKLL; via the coding sequence ATGGTTACGGGAGAAAATAAACAGCGCCTGGGTTGGTTTTTAACGCTAATGATTGTAGCAACTATTAGTTTTGTTGCTGGGACGCGCTTTGATCAATTTTCTGCTTCAGTAGCGCCATTGTTTGGCGTTAGAACGTCGAGAGAAAAGATTGACTTATCAAGTGTTCAGGAGACGTATCGGCAGCTACTCGCAAATTATGACGGTAAACTAGACACCGAGAAGCTTATCCATGGCGCCAGTCGAGGACTAGTGGCGGCAGCTGGAGACCAACATACTGCATATATGGATCCGGATGAGGCAAAGGAGTTTCAAAAATCGCTCAGCGGTGCTATCGGTGGTGGTATCGGTGCGGAAATTGGTTCAAGGAACGGTAGGCCGACTATCATAAGACCTCTTGAGGACAGCCCAGCTCAAAAGTCTGGTATTAAGGCGGGTGAAGTTATTGTCAAAGTTAATGATGAAAACGTTTCTGACTGGGATGTTGATAAGGTTGTTAGTAAAATTCGTGGTGAAGTCGGTACCTCTGTAAAGCTAACTTTGTTAAGCAATGGCCAGACTCGTGAAGTGTCGGTTGTACGCCAAAACATAACTTCGCCTGCTGTCGAAGCAAAAATTGATGGGGAAATTGGCATATTGAAGGTGAGTCGGTTTGGTGATGATACAGCAAGCTTGGCTCGAAAATATACTTCTGAATTTATTGAAAAAGGCGTTAAGAAGGTTATTCTAGACCTGCGTAATAATCCGGGTGGTACAGTTAGTGCGGCACAAGGATTGTTGGGTCTTTGGCTAGATAAGCAAGTGGCGATGACTGAGCGGCGCGGTTCTGAAATTGTTAAGACTATTAATACAACTGGCTCGCCAATTCTGGGTAGCATGAATACCGTGGTGCTGATTAATGGCGGTAGTGCCAGTGCCAGTGAGATTGTTGCTGGGGCGCTCCGTGATTATGATAAAGCAAAGTTGGTCGGACAAAAGAGCTACGGTAAAGGTAGTGTTCAGATAGTAATAGGGCTGCCTGGCGGATCACAGATGAAAGTTACAGAGGCTCGTTGGTACACGCCAAAGGGTAGTAACATAGATAAGACAGGTATAGAGCCTGATGTGAAGGTTGATTTATCGGCGGATGACATTAATAATAATCGTGATCCACAGATGGATAGGGCAAAATTGCTATAG
- the prfB gene encoding peptide chain release factor 2, whose protein sequence is MQPLKKKIGELEKEIEQAKEALKFSELEQKLAELDEQLNQPEIWNNPDHAQELTKQAANLRQTVEPWQTLTVQVGDMVELMELSDDDLLPEFQAQVEAIEKAFEIHKTDLLFSGEYDNRSAIVRISAGVGGLDAQDFAAMLERMYLRWVEKSGMKADTLERSTNDDAGIKTVVLEISGPFAYGKMRSENGVHRLVRLSPFNADNLRQTSFALVEVLPKIDTPDEIAIDPNDLRIDVYRSGGKGGQGVNTTDSAVRVTHQPTGITVAIQNERSQIQNKETALKILHSKLLAMKLEQHAEALSDLRAGESANWGSQIRNYVLHPYTLVKDTRTKHKNRNAQGVLDGDIDEFITAYLEQNANSKNI, encoded by the coding sequence ATGCAACCGCTAAAAAAGAAAATTGGAGAGCTGGAAAAGGAAATTGAGCAGGCTAAGGAGGCACTGAAGTTTTCTGAGCTGGAGCAGAAGTTGGCAGAGTTGGATGAGCAGCTTAACCAGCCAGAGATTTGGAATAATCCTGATCACGCTCAAGAACTGACCAAGCAGGCCGCCAATCTTCGCCAGACGGTTGAGCCGTGGCAGACGTTGACAGTGCAGGTGGGCGATATGGTTGAATTGATGGAGCTGAGCGATGACGATCTGTTGCCAGAGTTTCAGGCGCAAGTGGAAGCAATTGAAAAGGCGTTTGAAATTCATAAAACGGATTTGTTGTTTTCTGGGGAATACGATAATCGCTCGGCAATTGTGCGGATTTCCGCTGGAGTGGGCGGTTTGGATGCTCAGGATTTTGCGGCGATGCTGGAGCGAATGTATTTACGCTGGGTAGAAAAGTCGGGTATGAAAGCTGACACGCTGGAGCGTTCGACCAATGATGATGCCGGGATAAAGACGGTGGTGCTGGAAATTTCTGGGCCGTTTGCTTACGGAAAAATGCGTTCAGAGAACGGTGTGCATCGGTTGGTGCGGTTGAGTCCGTTTAATGCTGATAATTTGCGTCAGACCAGCTTCGCGTTGGTGGAGGTGTTGCCGAAGATCGATACGCCAGATGAAATTGCGATTGATCCGAATGACTTGAGGATTGATGTTTACCGCTCGGGGGGTAAGGGCGGTCAAGGGGTGAACACGACCGACTCGGCGGTACGAGTAACACATCAGCCGACGGGTATTACCGTGGCGATTCAGAATGAGCGTTCGCAGATCCAAAATAAAGAGACGGCATTAAAGATTTTGCATTCCAAATTGCTAGCCATGAAATTAGAGCAGCACGCTGAGGCTTTGTCTGATCTGAGGGCGGGCGAGTCAGCCAACTGGGGTAGCCAGATTAGAAATTATGTTTTGCATCCGTATACATTAGTCAAAGATACTCGCACTAAGCATAAAAACCGCAATGCCCAGGGAGTATTGGATGGTGATATTGATGAATTTATCACGGCATATTTAGAGCAGAACGCTAATTCTAAAAATATTTAG
- a CDS encoding CHAP domain-containing protein: MKLRSTTPVSVSLVSRASLVAMSVLLAGSGVFGLASHVLARDYNAEIQAKQKEAESYNSEASRLGQMADSLQSELDKINGQIAAIQAQISDSQTKINNLNDQIKKNEASIKQNRKAMGRILADLYVDDQISPLEMLASSKNISDYIDKQEQRSSLKSSLNDKIKEIKSLQKKLEENKKSVENTLRDQELQRNAMASKQSEKAKLIADTKNDQNNYAALAQKRNAEVAKLREEQAAVNLKALGRSGVSIPGGIPGGGGYPGAWASAPLDAYVDPWGLYTRECVSYVAWKIHSTGRYVPHFGGAGDANQWPSTAARHGISNGSTPKAGSAAVFMEGEYGHVMYVESVNGDGTITVSDYNLKWDGLYRYYTRSASGLTYVYF, encoded by the coding sequence ATGAAACTACGGTCCACCACACCAGTTTCGGTATCACTAGTCAGCAGAGCGTCTCTGGTGGCGATGTCTGTATTGCTCGCTGGGTCGGGCGTTTTTGGCTTGGCATCGCACGTATTGGCGCGTGATTATAATGCCGAAATCCAAGCAAAGCAAAAGGAAGCAGAAAGTTATAACTCCGAGGCTTCACGCCTGGGGCAGATGGCTGACAGTCTGCAGTCAGAATTAGACAAGATTAATGGTCAGATTGCGGCTATTCAGGCGCAAATTTCTGATAGCCAGACAAAGATTAATAATCTAAATGACCAGATAAAAAAGAACGAAGCGTCTATTAAACAAAATCGGAAGGCTATGGGTCGGATTTTAGCAGACCTATATGTTGATGATCAGATTTCTCCGCTGGAGATGTTAGCCAGCTCAAAGAATATTAGTGATTATATCGATAAGCAGGAGCAGCGAAGTTCATTAAAATCTTCTCTTAACGATAAAATTAAAGAGATTAAATCTTTGCAGAAAAAGTTGGAAGAAAATAAGAAATCTGTCGAGAATACGTTACGCGATCAAGAATTACAACGCAACGCTATGGCTTCTAAGCAATCCGAGAAAGCAAAGCTTATTGCTGATACTAAGAATGATCAGAATAATTATGCCGCATTAGCACAAAAGCGCAACGCTGAAGTCGCTAAATTACGTGAAGAGCAGGCGGCGGTCAACCTAAAGGCTCTTGGTAGAAGTGGTGTATCAATCCCGGGCGGCATTCCAGGCGGTGGCGGTTATCCAGGTGCTTGGGCGAGCGCCCCATTGGATGCGTACGTTGACCCGTGGGGTCTGTACACCCGTGAGTGTGTGAGTTATGTGGCTTGGAAGATTCACAGCACTGGTCGGTATGTGCCTCACTTTGGTGGTGCAGGTGATGCTAACCAGTGGCCATCAACAGCAGCCCGTCATGGTATCTCCAACGGCTCGACGCCAAAAGCAGGTTCGGCAGCGGTGTTTATGGAGGGGGAATACGGTCATGTCATGTATGTCGAATCTGTCAATGGTGACGGCACGATTACTGTTAGCGACTATAATTTGAAGTGGGACGGCCTGTATCGATATTACACGCGTTCGGCTTCAGGATTGACTTACGTCTACTTCTAA
- a CDS encoding M16 family metallopeptidase: protein MKHTVEEVRLKNGARGLLIDVPDATVMSFQVQFRAGNRYVLDKNIYETAHIMEHMAFGANEKFRSEHNYEQEFTKNGAYHNAYTSDYSMVYEAICADFEWDRILELQRLAITTPRFNTDELEAEKGNVRSELTGYLNNHNRVMWPRIQQALGEDILTYNQRLKTIANIELKDIKNHHKRTHTLKNMRFVVAGKLTGRKSAIKEHLEGWQLETGERFAIPHDEPRRANPVLIRRKEATNLTFGWSMVVPRELTDEEADAMSALNHILTGTMSSRIFGSARKKGLAYSIFSDTSVGFYDSAWDFGGQVNIDTAEKLFDIIVRELKKVLSGSISAEDLESVKSYSLGRYQMGAQTVGQISNFYVGRYFADDFVRDYDGVPASILAVTSEQMIETARQFFASNTWTLAAVSSEEKELLTKLHDKLSRLF, encoded by the coding sequence ATGAAACATACAGTTGAAGAAGTTAGGCTGAAAAATGGTGCGCGTGGTCTGCTGATTGATGTCCCAGACGCTACAGTGATGAGTTTTCAGGTGCAATTTAGGGCGGGCAATCGTTACGTCCTAGATAAAAATATCTATGAAACGGCGCATATCATGGAGCATATGGCGTTTGGTGCTAATGAAAAATTCCGTTCAGAACATAATTATGAGCAAGAATTCACTAAAAATGGCGCTTATCATAATGCCTATACATCAGACTATTCGATGGTTTACGAGGCAATCTGCGCTGATTTTGAATGGGATAGGATATTGGAACTCCAGCGGTTAGCAATTACAACGCCGCGCTTCAATACTGATGAGCTGGAGGCAGAAAAGGGCAATGTTCGTTCTGAATTAACGGGCTATCTTAATAATCATAACCGTGTGATGTGGCCACGCATCCAGCAGGCACTGGGTGAGGATATATTGACCTATAATCAGCGATTAAAGACGATTGCTAATATTGAGCTTAAAGATATAAAAAATCACCATAAGCGTACGCACACTTTGAAGAACATGCGGTTTGTGGTGGCTGGAAAATTGACAGGGCGAAAGTCTGCTATTAAGGAGCATTTGGAGGGGTGGCAATTGGAGACTGGTGAGAGGTTTGCGATTCCGCATGATGAGCCTCGTAGGGCAAATCCGGTTCTGATTCGACGCAAAGAAGCAACAAATCTGACATTTGGCTGGTCAATGGTCGTGCCGCGTGAATTAACAGATGAAGAGGCTGACGCTATGAGTGCCTTAAATCATATACTTACCGGCACGATGAGTTCAAGGATTTTTGGTTCGGCGCGTAAAAAAGGCTTAGCTTATAGTATATTTAGCGACACTTCAGTCGGTTTTTATGATTCGGCCTGGGATTTTGGCGGGCAAGTGAATATTGATACGGCCGAAAAGCTATTTGATATCATCGTCAGAGAGTTAAAGAAAGTGCTATCTGGCTCTATTTCTGCTGAAGATTTAGAAAGTGTTAAATCATACTCGCTGGGCCGTTATCAGATGGGCGCTCAGACGGTTGGTCAGATTAGTAATTTTTACGTAGGCCGGTATTTTGCTGATGATTTCGTTAGAGATTATGACGGGGTGCCAGCTTCGATTTTGGCAGTCACTTCAGAGCAGATGATTGAAACGGCTCGTCAATTCTTTGCGTCAAATACATGGACACTGGCAGCGGTAAGTTCAGAAGAAAAAGAGCTGCTGACGAAGCTACATGATAAGCTAAGTAGGCTTTTCTAA
- a CDS encoding PleD family two-component system response regulator, whose amino-acid sequence MNEQKKKILLVEDDIALSAVYRSRLEIEGFDVREANNGEDALSATVEYRPDLILLDVMMPKISGFDVLDILRNTPETANVRIIMLTALSQPKDKERAESLGVDDYLVKSQVVIGDVVARVKHHLGVK is encoded by the coding sequence ATGAACGAGCAGAAAAAGAAGATTTTACTAGTTGAGGATGACATTGCACTATCTGCGGTATATAGGTCTCGGCTAGAAATTGAAGGTTTTGATGTTAGGGAGGCGAATAACGGTGAGGATGCACTGTCTGCAACTGTAGAATATCGCCCGGACTTAATTTTATTGGATGTGATGATGCCAAAGATTAGTGGATTTGACGTTCTGGATATCCTACGTAATACTCCAGAAACCGCCAATGTAAGGATAATTATGCTAACGGCACTTAGTCAGCCGAAGGATAAGGAACGGGCTGAGAGTTTGGGCGTTGATGACTATTTAGTGAAGTCTCAGGTTGTTATTGGTGACGTGGTAGCGCGCGTAAAGCACCATTTAGGTGTTAAATAG
- a CDS encoding 50S ribosomal protein L27, whose translation MSKVKAGGSSKNIHNNAGQRLGVKRFGGQKVTAGQVLVRQTGATKIAGDGTYISRNFTIHAAKDGVVGFKQVKKTKFTGKTERRTQVVVL comes from the coding sequence ATGTCAAAGGTTAAAGCTGGCGGCTCTAGTAAGAACATCCACAACAATGCTGGTCAACGTCTTGGCGTGAAGCGATTTGGTGGCCAAAAAGTTACTGCTGGACAGGTCTTAGTCCGCCAAACTGGCGCTACAAAGATTGCTGGTGACGGTACATACATTAGCCGCAATTTTACCATTCACGCTGCAAAAGACGGTGTGGTTGGCTTTAAGCAGGTTAAAAAAACCAAGTTTACTGGTAAAACAGAGCGCCGAACACAAGTTGTTGTTCTCTAA
- the ftsE gene encoding cell division ATP-binding protein FtsE has protein sequence MILLDRVTKNYGKSNKPALNRASIHVGAGEFVIIVGTSGAGKSTLLKLLTREEKPSSGKIVVGGIDYDNLKDKHIPLLRRKIGVVFQDFKLLPNRTVFENIAFALEIAGMTNREIKSTVPKVIELVGLKGKEKQFPHQLSGGERQRVAIARAVVRQPKILIADEPTGNLDPKHSWDIVRLLEKINKYGTTVILTTHNVEIVNKLKRRVITIDHGKITSDQARGSYKQ, from the coding sequence ATGATTCTGTTAGATAGAGTAACGAAGAATTATGGTAAAAGTAATAAGCCGGCACTGAATCGAGCTAGCATTCATGTTGGTGCTGGCGAATTTGTGATTATTGTTGGTACGTCGGGTGCTGGTAAATCAACACTATTGAAGCTTTTGACCAGGGAAGAAAAGCCGAGCTCTGGAAAAATTGTGGTTGGTGGAATTGATTATGATAATTTGAAGGATAAGCACATTCCGTTGTTGCGTCGTAAGATTGGTGTGGTGTTTCAGGATTTTAAGTTGCTTCCGAATCGGACAGTGTTTGAGAATATCGCGTTTGCGCTGGAGATTGCCGGGATGACTAATCGAGAGATTAAATCAACCGTGCCGAAGGTGATTGAGCTGGTTGGCCTTAAGGGTAAGGAGAAGCAATTTCCACATCAGCTTTCTGGCGGAGAGCGTCAGCGCGTGGCAATTGCCAGGGCGGTGGTGCGGCAGCCGAAGATTCTAATTGCCGATGAGCCGACTGGAAACTTGGACCCAAAGCACAGCTGGGATATCGTGCGCTTGTTGGAAAAAATTAATAAATATGGCACAACTGTTATTTTGACGACTCACAACGTGGAGATTGTTAACAAATTGAAGCGGCGCGTTATTACAATTGATCATGGTAAAATCACCTCTGATCAGGCGAGGGGGAGTTACAAGCAATAA
- a CDS encoding TRM11 family methyltransferase, which yields MFIAILGRQPEISIAELEAVYGAERVKKISSQAATIDSDNFSIDNLGGTIKCGYIVSRVRSQKSDHHTLLQASKIITEKYAKNLSHSQKKITFGISFYGNKVDPRNIQKIGIILKNSLKKSGVSLRLIPNKTAALSTATSHNNKLGRSETKIEIIIVRAINGDFLIAESRGTQNINSYTQRDRERPKRDAFVGMLPPKLAQIMINLSGAQSRSYLWDPFCGTGTVLQEATLLSINAYGSDLSDKMVDYTSENMRWLEKTFSTNTAWQVFQADATPVKLTSEQKQQITHIVCETYLGQPFSAPPSPAKLKEVVGNCNHIISEFLKNIHDQIRPESTLCIAVPAWQNQHGQFTHLPLIKSLSKLGYQPITGKKLLYHRPDQVVAREIMVLKPIDMTKTA from the coding sequence ATGTTCATAGCTATCCTTGGCCGACAACCAGAAATCTCTATCGCCGAGTTAGAGGCGGTTTATGGCGCTGAAAGAGTTAAAAAAATCTCTAGTCAAGCTGCTACAATCGACTCCGATAACTTTTCTATTGATAACCTGGGCGGAACAATCAAATGTGGCTACATAGTAAGTCGCGTAAGATCACAAAAATCCGACCATCACACCCTACTCCAGGCATCTAAAATTATCACTGAAAAGTACGCAAAAAATCTTTCACATAGCCAGAAAAAAATAACTTTTGGAATTAGCTTTTACGGCAATAAAGTAGATCCCCGAAATATTCAAAAAATCGGAATTATTTTGAAAAATTCCCTAAAAAAATCTGGCGTTAGCCTACGTCTAATTCCCAATAAAACCGCCGCCCTCTCCACAGCCACCTCTCATAATAATAAACTTGGCAGGTCTGAAACAAAGATTGAGATTATCATAGTCAGGGCTATAAATGGAGATTTTTTGATAGCCGAAAGTCGTGGCACTCAAAATATCAATTCATACACCCAACGCGATCGCGAGCGCCCAAAGCGTGATGCCTTTGTCGGAATGCTCCCGCCTAAGCTAGCGCAAATTATGATCAATTTATCCGGCGCTCAATCTAGAAGCTACCTTTGGGATCCGTTTTGTGGTACGGGAACCGTTCTCCAAGAAGCCACTCTACTCAGCATCAACGCCTACGGGAGCGACCTCAGCGATAAAATGGTCGATTATACATCAGAAAACATGCGCTGGCTGGAAAAAACTTTTTCCACAAACACCGCCTGGCAAGTTTTTCAAGCTGATGCCACCCCTGTCAAACTAACCTCCGAGCAAAAACAGCAAATTACCCATATTGTCTGCGAAACATACCTAGGTCAACCCTTCTCCGCCCCACCCAGCCCCGCAAAGCTTAAAGAGGTGGTTGGAAATTGTAATCATATTATTAGTGAGTTTTTGAAGAACATACATGATCAAATTCGCCCAGAATCGACACTGTGTATAGCCGTTCCTGCCTGGCAAAATCAACATGGACAATTTACACATTTGCCCCTGATAAAAAGCCTAAGCAAACTTGGATATCAGCCAATTACTGGTAAAAAGCTCCTATATCATCGTCCAGATCAGGTAGTTGCCAGAGAAATTATGGTATTAAAGCCCATAGACATGACTAAAACCGCTTGA
- the hpt gene encoding hypoxanthine phosphoribosyltransferase, whose amino-acid sequence MDNDIEKILFTSEDIKAAVQKLGRKLTADYQDKNPVVVGILRGAAPFMIDLIRAMDCYMEIDFMAVSSYGDDTESSGTVKIIKDLDTDVTDRHVLIVEDIIDSGRTAQALRKLFAAKNATSVKICSLLDKPERREVEAQADYVGINTPNEFVVGYGLDFRQQYRNLPYIGALKPEVHQS is encoded by the coding sequence ATGGATAACGACATTGAAAAGATTTTATTTACCAGCGAAGACATTAAAGCAGCTGTTCAAAAACTTGGGCGAAAATTAACCGCGGATTACCAGGATAAAAACCCAGTCGTTGTAGGGATTTTACGCGGTGCGGCACCGTTTATGATTGATCTGATACGAGCGATGGATTGCTACATGGAAATTGATTTTATGGCAGTTTCCAGTTACGGCGACGACACGGAATCTTCTGGCACGGTGAAGATTATTAAGGATCTGGACACTGACGTTACTGATCGGCACGTGTTGATAGTTGAGGACATCATTGACAGTGGTCGAACCGCCCAAGCGTTGAGGAAATTGTTCGCTGCCAAGAATGCTACCTCGGTAAAAATATGCTCATTACTAGACAAGCCTGAGAGGCGTGAGGTTGAGGCACAGGCGGACTACGTCGGTATCAATACACCGAATGAATTCGTTGTTGGTTATGGTCTGGATTTTCGCCAGCAATACCGAAACTTACCATACATTGGCGCATTAAAGCCAGAGGTTCACCAAAGTTAA
- a CDS encoding cell division protein FtsX has translation MKSSKSSKSKDNIRIRQRRRGWLTFVRMCRYGINNFSRNAWLTIAATAVMSVTLIIVFMTLSARQILVDTVSNVSKRADMSIYLKGDTPEKVIKDIKSRVERLDNVDGVKYVSAAEAREKQAEQNKDDPDTLEAIRESSNEMSATLRVSVKELNNQQSLNNFVKTDDLYKKYKDPRREPSFSGERQQAIKTVGNWVRLASIGGSIATVVFVVISSLVVFNTIRMAIFNRKDEIEMMKLIGAERSFIRGPFIVEAIMYGFIAAIIATVAGYSLLFFAHDPMTKYGIPVDNLLGHLTVYGGLVFLGMILVGATIGVASSWVATRKYLKL, from the coding sequence ATGAAATCATCTAAATCCAGTAAAAGTAAGGATAATATTCGTATACGTCAACGCCGACGGGGCTGGTTGACTTTTGTGCGGATGTGTCGGTATGGTATTAATAACTTTAGTCGTAATGCCTGGCTAACTATTGCCGCCACTGCGGTGATGAGTGTGACGCTAATAATTGTATTTATGACATTGTCGGCGCGACAGATTCTGGTTGATACCGTCTCAAATGTCTCTAAACGTGCTGATATGTCAATTTATCTCAAGGGAGATACACCAGAGAAGGTGATTAAAGATATAAAATCTCGTGTTGAAAGATTAGATAACGTAGATGGTGTAAAATATGTATCCGCCGCGGAGGCTAGAGAAAAGCAGGCTGAGCAAAATAAGGATGACCCAGATACATTAGAGGCAATTCGCGAATCTAGCAACGAAATGTCGGCGACGCTTCGTGTTTCTGTTAAAGAGTTGAATAATCAACAGTCATTAAATAATTTTGTTAAAACCGACGATTTGTATAAAAAATATAAAGATCCTCGCAGGGAGCCGTCATTCTCAGGTGAGCGTCAGCAGGCAATTAAGACAGTTGGCAATTGGGTGCGTCTGGCTAGCATCGGCGGTTCGATTGCTACAGTCGTGTTTGTGGTGATATCTTCACTGGTGGTCTTTAACACTATCCGCATGGCAATCTTCAACCGCAAAGATGAGATTGAAATGATGAAGTTAATTGGTGCTGAACGTAGTTTTATTAGGGGTCCGTTTATTGTTGAGGCAATAATGTATGGGTTCATTGCAGCAATTATCGCCACAGTGGCTGGCTATAGTTTACTGTTTTTTGCTCACGACCCAATGACGAAGTACGGTATTCCAGTTGATAATCTTTTAGGGCATTTAACAGTTTATGGTGGGTTGGTTTTCTTAGGTATGATTTTGGTCGGAGCAACAATTGGCGTAGCCTCGTCTTGGGTGGCAACACGTAAATATCTTAAACTATAA
- the murD gene encoding UDP-N-acetylmuramoyl-L-alanine--D-glutamate ligase: MRIVIAGYGVEGQSNLRYFQKKFPSASFLVADERESVDNLPDGVSLQTGFAGLGDADLIIRSPSLSPEKIKTSGQIWSATNEFFTECPATIIGVTGTKGKGTTCSLVASILRAAGKTVHLVGNIGVPALDILPEIEKNDIVVYELSSFQLWDLEKSPHVAVVLMIEPDHLNVHTDFDDYLAAKSNIARFQTSDDYLIYNSKNEFSLSIADGSLAQKKEYPFTLSGDIISAIHLPGKHNIDNACAAILAASAIIPDISDDDIKAGLSNFTGLPHRLKFVAEKNGVKYYDDSISTTPGSAVAALRAFAEPKVLILGGSDKGADYRELASEIVVQQMRAVIINGENASEIAKALNEEKVSCRVVGLKMAVMSEVVETAKNQAQPGDVVILSPAAASFDMFKSYNDRGEQFVAAVEKL; this comes from the coding sequence ATGAGAATTGTCATCGCTGGCTATGGTGTTGAAGGTCAATCTAATCTGCGTTATTTCCAGAAAAAGTTTCCGAGTGCCAGTTTTTTGGTGGCTGACGAGCGAGAGTCCGTCGATAATTTGCCAGATGGCGTTTCTCTTCAAACGGGATTTGCTGGTTTGGGCGACGCGGATTTGATCATAAGATCTCCCAGTCTTTCGCCAGAAAAAATAAAAACCAGCGGTCAAATTTGGTCGGCGACGAATGAGTTTTTTACAGAATGTCCAGCCACGATTATCGGTGTAACTGGGACGAAGGGTAAGGGAACGACGTGTAGTCTGGTTGCTAGTATTTTGCGGGCGGCTGGAAAAACGGTACATCTGGTGGGGAATATCGGCGTGCCAGCGTTGGATATTTTGCCCGAGATTGAGAAAAATGACATCGTCGTTTATGAACTGTCGAGTTTTCAGCTGTGGGATCTGGAAAAGTCGCCGCATGTAGCTGTGGTGCTGATGATTGAGCCAGATCATTTGAATGTTCACACTGATTTTGATGATTATTTGGCTGCGAAGTCGAATATCGCCAGATTCCAGACCTCAGATGACTATTTAATTTACAATTCTAAAAATGAGTTTAGCTTGTCAATTGCTGATGGCAGTTTGGCGCAGAAAAAAGAATATCCGTTTACTCTTTCGGGCGATATAATTTCGGCAATTCACCTGCCAGGAAAGCATAATATCGATAATGCCTGCGCCGCAATTTTGGCAGCAAGTGCGATTATCCCTGATATTTCTGATGATGACATAAAAGCTGGGCTGAGCAATTTTACAGGTTTGCCGCATCGCTTAAAGTTTGTCGCCGAGAAAAATGGCGTGAAATATTATGACGACAGCATTTCGACTACGCCTGGTAGTGCCGTTGCTGCGTTAAGAGCCTTCGCTGAGCCAAAGGTTTTGATTTTGGGTGGTTCTGATAAGGGGGCGGATTATAGAGAATTGGCTAGTGAGATTGTAGTTCAGCAAATGCGAGCAGTGATTATTAACGGTGAAAATGCTAGTGAAATCGCCAAGGCTTTAAATGAGGAAAAAGTTTCTTGCCGAGTTGTAGGCTTAAAAATGGCAGTGATGTCAGAGGTGGTTGAGACAGCAAAAAATCAAGCCCAGCCTGGCGACGTGGTAATTCTCAGCCCAGCCGCCGCCAGTTTTGACATGTTTAAGAGTTATAATGACCGCGGCGAGCAGTTCGTGGCGGCAGTAGAAAAGCTTTAA